One region of Turicibacter bilis genomic DNA includes:
- a CDS encoding aminopeptidase P family protein: MNVNEKIKALRTEMKRIGVQAYIIPSADAHLSEYVATHWQGRAYLSGFTGSAGTLVVTETESGLWTDGRYFIQAESELAGSEVQLFKMGQSGVPTITEYLANTLQEGSCVGFDGKVLAASNVLEMLKTFEPKKIKVCGEHDLLDSIWTDRPAIPSTDVFIHETKYTGYSCADKLNMVRQEMKKSNLNGYVLTSLGSIAWLFNVRGDDILFNPLVVSYALVLEESAYLFVDSHRLSDEVTNYLTTNGVTLKEYDEIDEILASSVVSGRILCPLETVNYYLYHVLVNHEGAEVVAGFDLVNNLKAVKNETEIKNTHNAQVKDSCALVGAMQEIYEKLDAGELVTEYDVREILEVYRRHQPLNYGSSFGAIVAYGANAAMMHYNPTKEKCSLIEKKGFLLIDSGGQYLDGTTDITRTFVLGELTEEEKIHYTLVLKGHINLSKAVFQKGCSGGNLDILARQPLWSHGLDYRCGTGHGVSYFGGVHEGPQGFRLTQTVPLQPGMMTTNEPGVYEAGRHGIRIENTLLVVEKCATEYGEFYEFETISYFPIDTKAIIVEMLNDEELAWFNQYHQKVVETLSPHLTGKALEWLKREAIQLSR, from the coding sequence ATGAACGTCAATGAAAAGATTAAAGCATTAAGAACAGAAATGAAACGAATTGGGGTACAAGCATACATTATTCCGAGTGCAGATGCGCACTTAAGTGAATATGTCGCAACACATTGGCAAGGACGCGCCTACTTATCAGGATTTACAGGTTCAGCAGGGACACTAGTTGTTACTGAGACAGAAAGTGGACTTTGGACAGATGGTCGTTACTTTATTCAGGCAGAGTCAGAGCTTGCTGGTAGTGAAGTTCAATTATTTAAAATGGGACAATCAGGTGTCCCGACAATTACTGAGTATTTAGCTAATACATTACAGGAAGGAAGTTGTGTGGGGTTTGATGGAAAAGTATTAGCCGCTTCAAATGTTTTAGAAATGTTAAAAACATTTGAGCCAAAAAAAATCAAAGTCTGTGGAGAACATGACTTATTAGATTCAATTTGGACGGATCGTCCAGCGATTCCAAGTACAGATGTTTTTATTCATGAGACCAAATATACGGGATACAGCTGTGCTGATAAGTTAAACATGGTTCGTCAAGAGATGAAAAAATCAAACTTAAACGGATATGTGTTAACGTCATTAGGAAGTATCGCTTGGTTATTTAATGTTCGTGGGGATGATATTTTATTTAATCCGTTAGTGGTATCGTATGCACTTGTATTAGAAGAGTCAGCTTATTTATTTGTTGATTCGCATCGCTTATCAGATGAGGTGACTAACTACTTAACAACTAATGGAGTGACCTTGAAGGAGTACGATGAAATCGATGAGATATTGGCCTCATCTGTTGTGTCTGGGCGCATTTTATGTCCACTTGAGACGGTGAATTATTATTTATATCATGTGCTAGTTAATCATGAAGGGGCTGAAGTTGTAGCGGGATTTGATCTTGTAAACAACTTAAAAGCGGTCAAAAATGAAACCGAAATTAAAAATACCCACAATGCCCAAGTCAAAGATAGTTGTGCCTTAGTCGGTGCCATGCAAGAGATTTATGAAAAATTAGATGCTGGGGAATTAGTGACAGAATACGATGTGCGTGAAATTTTAGAAGTTTATCGTCGACATCAGCCGTTAAACTATGGATCAAGTTTCGGGGCCATTGTTGCTTATGGTGCAAATGCGGCGATGATGCATTATAATCCGACAAAAGAAAAGTGCTCACTGATTGAGAAAAAAGGGTTTTTACTCATTGATTCTGGAGGTCAATATTTAGATGGAACAACAGATATTACACGTACATTTGTCTTAGGTGAATTAACAGAAGAAGAGAAAATTCATTATACCCTAGTGTTAAAAGGCCATATTAATTTGAGTAAAGCAGTCTTCCAAAAAGGATGCTCAGGAGGAAATTTAGATATTTTAGCACGCCAGCCACTTTGGTCGCATGGTTTAGATTATCGTTGTGGAACAGGACACGGTGTTTCTTACTTTGGTGGTGTTCATGAAGGGCCACAAGGATTTAGATTAACACAAACTGTTCCTCTGCAACCAGGAATGATGACAACAAATGAGCCAGGGGTTTATGAAGCGGGTCGCCATGGAATTCGCATTGAAAATACATTACTCGTTGTTGAAAAATGTGCAACTGAATATGGAGAGTTTTATGAGTTTGAAACGATCTCGTATTTCCCAATTGATACAAAAGCAATCATTGTTGAGATGTTAAATGATGAAGAATTAGCTTGGTTTAATCAGTATCATCAAAAAGTAGTCGAAACCTTATCTCCTCATTTAACAGGAAAAGCTTTAGAATGGTTAAAACGTGAGGCTATTCAATTAAGCAGATGA
- a CDS encoding HD domain-containing protein has translation MEQVYPRIVEFLEEELGKDTSGHSLDHAIRVYKNAKAILKSEGGNERVVLISALVHDVIDSKLFEDSREQQAKLLIFLQTLGCSQVELKEIFYIIENISYKGGTGEPVHTLEAKIVQDADRLDAIGAIGVGRTFMYGGSRGTKMYDENILPMEFEDETAYRQHKGTVINHFYEKLFKLKDLMNTETAKKIANQRHEFMVTFVEEFLNEWKGQA, from the coding sequence ATGGAACAAGTCTATCCACGTATTGTTGAATTTTTAGAAGAGGAGCTAGGCAAAGATACGAGTGGTCATAGTTTAGATCATGCGATTCGTGTTTATAAAAATGCTAAAGCTATTTTAAAATCAGAGGGTGGAAATGAACGTGTCGTTTTAATTTCAGCGTTAGTTCATGATGTCATTGACTCCAAGTTATTTGAAGATTCAAGAGAGCAACAGGCTAAATTATTAATCTTTTTGCAAACACTTGGATGTAGCCAAGTAGAGCTTAAAGAAATTTTCTACATTATTGAAAATATTTCTTATAAGGGGGGAACAGGTGAACCTGTTCACACACTTGAAGCCAAAATTGTTCAAGATGCGGACCGATTAGATGCCATTGGAGCAATTGGAGTTGGTCGAACATTTATGTATGGTGGATCAAGAGGAACTAAAATGTATGATGAAAATATCCTACCAATGGAGTTTGAAGATGAGACGGCTTATCGCCAACATAAAGGAACAGTTATTAATCATTTTTATGAAAAATTATTTAAATTAAAAGATTTAATGAATACAGAAACAGCGAAAAAAATCGCTAATCAGCGCCATGAATTCATGGTGACGTTCGTCGAGGAATTTTTGAATGAATGGAAGGGACAAGCCTAA
- a CDS encoding ROK family protein, which yields MKKYLVLDIGGSAIKYAKMDEEATILEKGSVKTPLDKVESLIEVIGSLYDQYQDEVEGIAISMPGVLDVERGYAYSGGFLRYNTDVEIVKLIQERCPVKVTIENDGKCAALAEVWRGSLQDVNDAIVIVLGTGIGGGVVINRKVHKGSSSFAGEFSSMRLNNQKLDDGEYTWGFSGGARQLSSKVAEVKQLNPDEVDGYFIFEKANEGDEEVLAILDEFTKQIAAQIVNLQCVIDPQRVAIGGGISAQPLLLEYIRKNVDSFSDNFGNYKPGVQVVPCTFRNDSNLIGALYHYLTYTA from the coding sequence GTGAAAAAGTATTTAGTTTTAGATATCGGTGGAAGTGCAATTAAATATGCAAAAATGGATGAAGAAGCTACCATTTTAGAAAAAGGTAGTGTTAAAACACCACTTGATAAAGTTGAAAGTTTAATTGAAGTTATTGGCTCTTTGTATGATCAGTATCAAGATGAAGTTGAAGGAATAGCCATTAGTATGCCAGGGGTTTTAGATGTTGAACGTGGTTATGCTTATAGTGGAGGATTTTTAAGATATAATACAGACGTGGAAATTGTCAAATTAATTCAAGAGCGCTGTCCTGTTAAGGTCACAATTGAAAATGATGGGAAATGTGCAGCTTTAGCAGAAGTGTGGAGAGGTAGCTTGCAAGATGTGAATGATGCGATTGTCATTGTTCTTGGAACAGGTATTGGCGGAGGGGTTGTCATTAACCGTAAGGTTCATAAAGGTTCGTCATCATTTGCAGGAGAGTTTAGCTCAATGCGTTTAAATAATCAAAAATTAGATGATGGTGAATATACGTGGGGATTTAGCGGTGGAGCAAGACAATTATCAAGTAAAGTGGCTGAAGTAAAACAGTTAAATCCAGATGAGGTGGATGGTTATTTCATCTTTGAAAAAGCAAATGAAGGAGATGAAGAAGTTTTAGCAATTTTAGATGAATTTACAAAACAAATCGCAGCACAAATTGTTAACCTTCAATGTGTAATTGATCCACAGCGTGTGGCCATTGGTGGGGGAATTAGTGCTCAACCATTATTGCTAGAATATATTAGAAAAAATGTGGATAGTTTCTCAGATAATTTTGGGAACTATAAACCTGGTGTCCAAGTAGTTCCATGTACGTTTAGAAATGATTCGAATTTAATAGGTGCGCTTTATCATTATTTAACATATACAGCTTAA